Genomic segment of Thiomonas sp. FB-Cd:
AAAGGGTAAGTGGCACGCGTCGAGCTTGCCTGGAGGATGTTGCGCTGCGTTGATGCGCCTGAGCCGTTCAATCCTCGCGCACGGTGAGTCGAGGTCCCGGCCCCGCGTTACTGGCGGCTGCCAGCGCTTCGCCGTTGCCTGCAAAGCGTCGCAACAACTCCATCAGCGTGGCGAATTCCTCGCCGCTGAACCCGCGCAGATGTTCATTGAGGACGGCGGCGAGCACGGCGGGAACCTGCTGCGCGACCTCACGTCCTTTCGGCGTGAGCGCCAGATGGACCACGCGGCGGTCGACCGTGCTGCGGCTTCGCGCCAGAAGCCCCTTGGCTTCAAGACGGTCGAGCATGCGGGTCATGCCACCTGCGTCCGTCTGCATTTCACGCGCACAGGCAGCCACCGTGTCGCAACCTTCCAGCACGTGAATCAACGGGTGCCACTGCGTGCCCGTGAGATCCAGCACCTGCATGCGATGGTCGAGATTGCGCACCAGCACGCCCAGGCAGCGCTTCATCAAGAAACCGACCGAGGTGTCCTTGCTGTAAGTCTGCGCGTCGTAGAAGCACGGCGGATCGGCCGCAGGAGAACTGGGGGACTTCGTATTCATGCCGTGCATGATACTGCCTAGGCAAATACCGCGATGTCATTATTTGATACACCTGCGCGGTTTGCGGGATTTCCGGCGCCTTCAGCGCTCAGGCCGCCTCACCAGTCTTGCACGGAGAACAGTTTGCGATGCTCCTTGATCGCGTAGCGGTCGGTCATGCCGGCGATGTAATCGGCAATCGCGCGCAATTGCCCGCCTCCCGCCGGGCGCTGGTGGTCGGCAGGGAGCAGGCGCGGCTCAGCGGCGTAGGCCTCAAACAGCTCGCGCAGCACGCGCGCCGCCTTCGTCGTGGAGCGCAGCACCTGCGGATGGCGATACAAGGCCTGGCGCAGGAACTGCTGCAGCTGGGTGAGCTGATCGCGCACCGGCGGGCTGAAGCCGACGAGCGCAGGACGCAGGCGCACATCGGCCGGACTGCGCACATCGGCCTGGGCGATGCGCGCAAGACTCTGGGTCACCAGATCGGCAATGAGCGCGGAGATCATGCGCCGCACGGTCTCGGCCACCAAGCGCTTGGGTGCCAGCCCTGGGTAAGCCGTGCGCACAACGTGGCAATGGCCGCCGAAAAAGTCGATGGCCTCGAGCTGTTCGATCTGCAGCAGGCCAGAGCGCAAGCCGTCATCGATATCGTGGTTGTTGTAGGCGATCTCATCAGCCAGATTTGCCACCTGCGCTTCCAGGCTTGGCTGGCCACCATGCAGAAAGCGCGCAGCAACATCCCCCAATCGCTCGGCGTTGCGCCGCGAACAATGCTTGAGAATGCCTTCGCGGGTCTCGAACGTGAGATTCAGCCCGTCAAACGCGGCGTAGCGCTCCTCCAGCTTGTCGACCACCCGCAGCGACTGCAGATTGTGCTCAAAACCCCCGCCCTCGGCGTGGTGCTCGCGCATGCAAGCCGCAAGGGCGTCCTGTCCGGCGTGGCCGAAGGGCGTGTGTCCAAGGTCATGCGCCAGGGCAAGCGCCTCGGTCAGGTCTTCGTTGAGGCCAAGCGCTCGCGCAATGGACCGTGCGATCTGCGCCACTTCCAGGCTGTGGGTGAGCCGGGTGCGAAACAAATCCCCCTCGTGGTTGAGAAAGACTTGGGTCTTGTACTCCAAGCGCCGAAATGCGCCGCAATGGATGATGCGGTCGCGGTCGCGTTGGTAGTCGCTGCGATCGCTTGGCGGGGGTTCGGCATGGCGGCGGCCGCGCGAGGTCGCGGCGCTGCAGGCATACGGTGCAAGCGCGTGCGGCGCCGCTTCGCGCGCCAGCGCGGTGTCCGCGGCACGGGGCGTGATGGCGTCGTGCATGGCTTGCACGGGAGGGTTGCGCTCAGGCGCGCGTGAGCGCGTCCATGGATGCGCTGGGCGCAGCAGCCGATGCGTCGTCAAGCGCTCCATGCGCGGTGAGCGCGGCACGCACAACATCGTCGGGCACCGTGCGCAGCACGCAATGGCCCAGACCATCAAGCAAAACAAAGCGTACGGCACCGGCCTCGGCCTTCTTGTCCACCTGCATCAGCTCCAGGTAGCGCCCAAGCGCCAGCTCGGGAGCCTGCACCGGCAGACCCGCGCGGCGCACGAGCTCACGCAGTCGGGCGGCTGCCTCGGGTGCCAGCAGCCCCAGGCGCACGGACACATCGGCAGCAATGACCATCCCTGCACCCACGGCCTCGCCATGCAACCATTGGCCATAGCCCATCCCGGCTTCAATGGCGTGGCCAAAGGTATGGCCGAAGTTGAGAATGGCCCTCAGCCCCCCCTCGGTCTCATCCTGTGCCACGACGGCAGCCTTGATCTGGCAGGAGCGCTGCACGGCATGCGCCACGGCAGCGGGGTCGAGCGCACGCAGTGCGTCCATATTGCGTTCGAGCCACTCGAAGAACGTGGCATCGGCAATGGCACCGTGTTTGATGATCTCGGCAAGGCCCGCTGCAACTTCGCGCGCGGGAAGCGTGTGCAGCGTCTCGGTGTCGGCCACGACCAGGCGCGGCTGGTAGAACGCGCCAATCATGTTCTTGCCCAGGGGATGGTTGATCGCCGTCTTGCCGCCGACCGAAGAATCCACCTGGGCCAGCAGGGTGGTGGGGATCTGCACGAACGGCACGCCGCGCATGTAGCAGGCGGCGGCAAACCCGGTCATGTCGCCGATCACCCCTCCACCGAGCGCGCAGAGCACCGTCTTGCGGTCGCATTGATGTTCCAGCAGGGTGTCGAACACGCGGTTGAGCGTTGCCCAATCCTTGTATTGCTCGCCATCGGGAAGCACGCACACGAGCACCTGCGAAAAATGCGGGGCCAGCGCCTGCTGGACGCGCTGCGCATACAGCGGCGCAACCGTGGTGTTGGTCACGATGAGGGCTCGGGCCCGCTCATTTGCCACCCCTGCGAAGGTGTCTGGCCGCCCGAGCAGGCCGGACCCGATGTGGATGTCGTAGGCACGCTGGTCGAGTTCGACACGGACGGTGGTCATGGCTGGGAGCTTCTCTTCGAAATCAGGCCGCATTGTAGGAGGCCCTGTGCGGTGCCGCCCTCTCACTACTGCTCTGGCCGGAGCCCCCGCGGCGAGCCAAGCTTGCGCTAGCGCGGAGCTCGGGCAGGGGCTGCCGGATCGAGCACCCCGGCGAGCTCCAACTGGGTCAGCACCAGCTGCGTCAGCATGGCCGCTGAGGGACGGCCGGTGTCGATGACGAAATGCGCGGTCTCCCGGTACAGCGGATCGCGCTGACGGAACAATTCGCGCAGCTTGGCGCGCGGGTCACCCGTCTGAAGCAGCGGGCGGTTGCGGTCGTTGCGTGTGCGATGCGCCAACTCGTCAGCACTGGCGCGCAGGTACACCACCACGCCGCGATCGTGCAGCGCGCGCCGATTGTCCTCACGCAGCACGGCGCCGCCGCCGGTGGCCAGCACCACGCCATCGCGCCGTGTGAGCTCATCGATGACCTTCGATTCGATCGCCCGAAACCCCGCTTCGCCGTCGCGCGCGAACAGGGCTGCGATGGTGCAACCCTCCTGCCGCTCAATCTCGTGGTCGCAATCGACGAACGTCAATCCTGCCCGCTGCGCCAGCGCCCGACCGACCGTCGTCTTGCCGGCGCCCATCAGGCCGATGAGGAAGATGCGGGTGGGAGGCGACAAGGGCAGCGCGTGATGTCGACTCGGACCCTAGCGGGTCAGATCCGAGCTCGTGACGATTTTCGGCGTCAGGAACACCATCAACTCATCCTTCTGGATGCTCTTGCTGTTCGTCTTGAACAGGTACCCGAGCACAGGAATATCGCCCAAAAGTGGAACTTTGTCGGTCTGGTTCTGCTCCTGGGACGTATAGATCCCGCCAAGCACAACTGTGCCGCCATTCTCGACCTGCACCTGCGTTGTCACGGTATTGGTGTTGATCGCCGGTCCTGCCGAGGTGTTTTGCCCCACGCTGTCCTTGTGGATCTCCACATTCATGATGACGTTGCCATCGGGCGTGATCTGGGGCGTGACCTGCAGACTGAGGACGGCCTTCTTGAAGGCGACCGAAGTTGCGCCCGCGGACGTTGCTTGCTGATAGGGGATTTCGACACCTTGCTCGATCGTGGCCTGCCGCTGATCCGCCGTTATGACACGCGGGGAGGAGATGACTTTGCCCTTGCCATCAGCCTCGAGGGCCGAGAGTTCCAAGTTGATGAATCGATTCGCCGCCGCATTGAACAAGCTGATGGCAACGGCTCCAGGAGCCACGCCCGTGAGGATTGTGTTGGCGATGGTCGTTGCTGGCAGGTTGACGAATTGCGTGTCTGAAAGCACGGCTCCCGTCGCGAGGTTCTGCCCTGTTTGTTGCGCCACGCCCAAATAGTCGCCGGACACACTGGCGCCCGGGTTGTTGCCTGGGCCCGGCACATTGTTCGAGGAGAATCCGAGCTTCGCCCCAAGGCTGCGTCCGAATTGGTCAGTGGCCTCCACCACCCGAGCCTCGATGAGCACTTGGCGAACCGGCTTGTCGATCTTGCTGATGAAAGCGCCAATTTCCTCCAGCTTGGATGGAATATCCGTGACAAAAATCTGATTGGTCCGTGGGTCGGCGATCACCGTACCCCGCGGGGAAAGAATTCGGGAGGTCTGCGTACCGGTCAGGGCACCCGCAAGGCCGGGTAGGGCCGACGTTCCCATGGCGGGCAAATTGGCCGCCGCAGACGACCCCGACTGGGCACCACCGGTGGCGCCCGTTAACAACTGCACCACGGTGCTTGCGGTCTGGTAGTTGAGCTGAAAAGCCTCCGACTTGAGCGGCTCAAGCGACTTGAGGGAATTGGCAGCCTGAAGTTCGGATTTTTCGCGCGCGAGAATCTCCTCGCGCGGGGCAATCCACAGCACATTGCCGTCCTTGCGCTCACCCAGGCCCTTGGCCTGAAGGATGATGTGCAGTGCTTGATCCCAAGGCACATCCTTCAAGCGCAGGGTGAGATTACCGGTGACTGAGTCACTCACCACGACATTGAGCCCCGTGAAATCGGCAAACACCTGCAGCAGCGATCGAACATCAATGTTCTGAAAGTTGAGCGAAAGCTTCTGACCGTGGTAGCCCGGCCCGTTGCCCGCTACGAGTTGACTGGGGTTGGACACTTCCGGGCGAACTTCCAGCACAAACTTGTCATCAGCTTGGTAGGCGCTTTGCTCGTAGGCGCCGCTGGGCTGCACGACCATGCGCACGTTGTCACCCACTTGAAATGTCGTGACCGACTTCACCGGCGTGGCGAAGTCGCCCACGTCCAAGCGGCGACGCAGGTCGGGCGGCAGCGCGGTCTTGAGGAAATCGACCACGATGTTCTGCCCTTGTTGACGAATGTCGACGCCAACTTGGTTATTTGGAAGATTCACGACAACTTGGCCCGAACCATCCGCACCCCGGTGGAAGTCAACCCCACGCAGGGGAAGCTGCTCGGCGTTGAGGCTGTCGGCAAAGTGTACGGGCTGCGTAAGCGCCGAGCCTGACGTGGCTGACGCCGTCATCGGTGCCGATGCCACGGGGTTGATCAACACCAGCAGGCGCTTGCCCTGCAGTTGGGTCGTGTAGGTGGTCGACCTACGCAGGTTGAGCACCACGCGCGAACGTCCCTGCGCCTGCACAACATTGGCCGAACGCAGGTTTCCCTGCTCAAAGCTCACCGCACTGCGACTGACCCCGGACTTCACACCTGGAAAATCAAGAACGATGCGTGCCGGTTGGTCGATCGTGAAACCGGCAGGGGGAGTCGCCAATGGCTGAGAAAATTCGAGCTGCACGACGATTTGACCGCCTTGGCTGCTGGCACCGACGCTCTGCAGCACGTTGGTGCCCTGCGCCCCGGCCACACTGGCCAAGCCCAGCATCAGCGCCAAGCTGGTCAAAACCCGGACCAACCACGGCGTTGCACGGTCAAGCGGAAGGGACGTCATTTGCTGCTCTCCTGCAATTGAAGGGTTGCGGTGCGTTGCACCCAGTCTCCGGTGGCATCCTGCACCAGTTCCTGCAAGACAACCTGGTTTTCGTCGATTTTCGTGATCCGCCCATAATGCTGGCCCGCATATTCGCCCACATGGGCGCGGTACAGCAAGTTCCCTGCCTTCAGCAGCGCATAGTCGTCACCCTTGATTTTGACGCTACCCACCATCTGGATCTGATCCAGCGAGAACTGCTCGAGCGGTTCCTTGGGGCGATTCATCTGCGCCATCACTTCCGGGCTGAGCTGATTCATCTCTTGCCGCACCCCGGTTTGCAGCTTTGTTGCCGAAAAGGGATCTGTCCGGTCTGCCAAGCTGTAACTTGCAGGGGTGAAGGGTTTCGGCGGTTCAATCGGCTTCACATGCGGATGGAGCTTGGCACGCTGGGCACTCATCCACGTGCGCAGGTCCTGATGCGGTTGCCCCCCGCATCCCGCAAACACAGTTGCGAGCGCCACGAGCCCGATCCAGCCCGCAATACGCAACCTCGGAGACAGACGGGTCATTTCTTGCCCCCCGGCTTCTGGCTCTTTTGCTGCGCGGCCACCTCGTCGGCATCAAGGTAGCGGAACGTTTTGGCCGTGGCATCCATGGTCAGTTTGTCGCCGCTTGGCGCATTCGCCACTTTCGCCGCGCCGGTGATGGCGATGTTGTTGATGGTGACGATGCGCGAGAGCTTGGCCACATCCGCGGTAAATGCAGCCAGATCGTTGTAGGTGCCCTGCACCTTGATCGCGATCGGCAGCTCGGCGTAATAGTTCTTCACGTCCACCTGCCCTGGGCGAAACAGGTCGAACTGCAGCCCGCGGCCGATGCCCGCCTGGTTGATGTCTGAAAGGAGCGCATCCATCTCGGCCTTGCTGGGCAGTTGCTTCTCAAGGAGCAAAACATATTGCTCCACCTGTGCCTTCTGTGCCTTCAGCAGATCCAAGTTGACGGCTTGGGCCAGCTTGCCTTTGTATTCTTGGCGCAACTGCACTTCCTGCTGCTGCGCTTGGTTGAGCTGGTTTTTCACACCCGACAGCCATGCGTACCACCCTGCAACGAGCACCACGATGAGGGCAAAACCATAGGCTGTGGCACGAGGCAAAGGTGGCCACGTCCCAGGATCGTTCTGGTTCAGGCCGCGAAACTGTCCCGCAATACGCTCTTTCAGCGCCGCGAAATCAATCTGCATATTGATGGATTTGGCCATGCTTTCCTTAGCCAGCAGGGTTGGAATTTCCGGTCCGGGCCGCGTCCGACGCACCGTCGGCTGGTGCGGCCGCACGCTTGAGCGTGGCGCGAAGCTGGAAGGCCGACTCGGTCTGGGTGTTGCCCTTTCCGATCTGCTGCGTGACCGAATGGATTTCAATCAATTCCGGCTTTTCCAGCCACCCCTTGCTGTCGGCCAGGTTGCGCAGCAAGTCCGCGACACGCTCCTGGCTCAGTGCTGTGCCCTGAATCAGCACCGACTGCCCCTCCTGCTTGATCGACGTCAACTGCACCCCGGCGGGCGTGTCTTGCGTCAGATCGTCGAAGAGATACACGGAAAGGTTGCGGTCCGATTGCAGGTTCTCCACCGCCTGCTGACGCGCGCGAAGGCTTTCAATCTGCTGGCGCAAGGTGGCAATGTCCTTGATCTGCACGTCAAGCTGAGCGATCTGTGCATTCAAAAAGTTGTTGCGTGACTGCTGAACGCTGATCATCTCGCTCAATACCGTGTAGCCAAGCCCCAGCAAGATCAGGCCAGCGAGCAGGGAAAACACGACCCCAGCGTAGAACGCTTCGCGCCGCTTCTTGCGCTTGGCCTCGCGGTGAGGCAACAGGTTGATGAGGACAATATTCATTGCAGAAACCTGCGCATGGCCAGACCACAGCTCGTGAGATAACTCGGCGCCTGCAGCCGCAACTTCTTCTCGCGTACTTGATCCCCGATGGCCATGCCTTCGAAAGGATTAAGTACCAGGCAGGCCGTGGACGTAAGCTGGGTGATCTTGTCCACCAACCCAGGTAGCGACGCGGTACCGCCTGCAAGCAGGATGTAGTCCACCTTGCTGTTGGGGGTGGCACGAAAGAAGAACTGCAGCGCACGCGCCAATTCCTGCCCCATGCCTTCGATAAAGGGCTCGAGGACTTGGCTGGTGTAGTCGTCGGGAAGATCGGCATTGCGCTTCTTGGCTTCGGCCTCCTCCTGGGAAAAGCCGTAATGCCGGGCGATGGCTTGCGTGAGCTGCTGGCCGCCAAAGGCCTGGTCGCGGTCATACAGGGTTTCGCCGTTGACAAGCACCTGCATCGCTGCGCTGGTGGCTCCGATCTCGAACAGCGCCACCAGGAGATCGTGCCCGCCACGTGGCAGTCGCTCGATCAGCCGACTGGCTGCCAGGCGCGACGCGAAGGCATCAATGTCAATGATCTGGGGTTTGAGCCCTGCCGCCTCGGCAATGGCCTGGCGGTCCAAGACCTTGTCCCGGCGCGACGCGGCGATCAGCACCTCCTGATCGCCGGGCGAGCCCAGGCTCGGCCCCAGCACGCTGAAGTCAAGCGCCACATCTTCGATCGCGAAGGGAATGTACTGATTGGCCTCCGTCTCCACCTGCACCTCGATTTCCTCTTCGCGCAGGTCGCCCGGCAGCACGATCTTCTTGCTGATCACCGCCGAAGACGGCAAGGCCAACGCAACGTTCCTGGTCTTCGTGCCACTCTTCTTCACCAAGCGTCGTACGGCCTCGACCACTTCATCATGTTTCTCGATGTTGCCATCGACGATCGATCCCTTTTCCAGCGGCTCAATCGAAGCGCGCTCCAGGGTGTAGCGGTTTTGATCATCAAGTGACAGCTCGACCAGCTTGACGCTGGAGCTGCTGATGTCCAAGCCGATCAGCGGCGCATAACGCTGGCGAAACATGCTGCTGAACATGGACAACGCAACCCCCTAGATGAATGGGAACTTGAAAAAGCCCGCCTGGAACTGACCGACGTTCGGTGCGCGACGGCTCAAGTTCACTGTTTTTTTCAATCCTAACAACAAGTCTTTGATTGCCTGCCAGGTTTTCCCGGAACCGGGCCGGAAGCGTTGCAAATCTCCCACTTGTGCGCTCCCGATCGGGCAAAGCACGCGGAAAATCAGGCCCTGTCGCCATCTGTTTTTACAATCGCATCTGCGCGAGTCCCGATGGCCTGCATTGCGCGGCGACGACCGTGGAGGCCAGTGGCCGTGACCGTGCCGATACCGGCCGCTGGTCACGCCACGCACCAAACGCCGATGCCTGGCGGGATTGGGGCATGGCCGGATCGATCTTGCCAAAGCGGCCACACAAGCCTGCATGCCTTGCCCAGGCTGCCCCAGCGCCGGACTGGGCATGCGGCGCTTCCCCATAGCCCCATTTGTCGTCACCCCCTGGATTCCAATCACCATGGCGCGCTCCCCAACCCCACCTGCGGCGCCGCCGGCACGGCGCGGCGCCGCAGGCCACACCGGGCGCTCCCCCGCCAGCCGCGTGCTGCTGGGCCTGATGGCACTCGTCATCGCCCTGCCCCTTGCCGCCGCGCTGCTGGGGGCGTGGCCGTGGCCTTTGCATGGCCGCGCCTGCCCGATGTGCAGCAGCTTGTGGATTACCGGCCCAAACTGCCCTTGCGCGTGTACTCGGCCGACCATGTGCTGCTGGGTGAGTTCGGTGAGGAGCGCCGCGACTTCGTTCCCATCGCACGCATGCCGCAGGTGATGAAGCTGGCCGTGCTGGCGACGGAAGATGACCGTTTCTACCAACACAGCGGCATCGATTGGCGGGGATTGGCCCGTGCGGCCGTGGCCAATCTGAACAGGGCCAAGAGTCAGGGCGCCTCCACGATCACCATGCAGGTGGCGCGCAACTTCTACCTTTCAAGTGAGAAGACCTTCACACGCAAATTGTTCGAGGTGCTGCTGGCGCTGAAAATCGAGCGCGAACTGAGCAAGGCGCAGATCCTGGAGCTGTACATGAACCAGATCTACCTCGGCCAGCATGCCTACGGCTTTTCCGCTGCGGCACAAACCTATTTCGGCAAGCCGCTGTCGCAGATCAGCCTGGCGCAAGCAGCCATGCTTGCCGGACTGCCCAAGGCGCCGTCTGCCTCGAACCCCTTTGTCAACCTACCCCGGGCGAAAATCCGCCAGCAATACGTCCTGGGGCGCATGCGCGCGCTCGGCTGGATCAGTGATACCGAGTACGCGCAGGCCAAAGCCGCGCCGCTCGGCTTGCGCGTGGAAAGCCCGGACCGCATCACGCATGCGCATTACATTGCCGAGATGGTGCGACAAGCGATGTTTGCGCGCTTTGGCGAGCAGGCCTACACGCGTGGCCTGAGTGTCACCACCACCATCATCAGCCGCGACCAGCAGGCGGCTTGGCAGGCACTGCACACCGGGGTCATGCACTACGAGTTGCGCCAGGTCTGGCGCGGCCCTGAGGCTTACGTTGATCCCCCAGCGGACGGCGCGGGCTGGCCCCAGACTGTTGACGATGCCTGCGATGATCATCCAGATACTGACGGCTTGCAGTGTGCCGTGGTGACGGCCGTCAGCCCCAGGCAAGTGCAGGTCATGCGCCCGGGCGGTGCGGTCCTTGACCTGTCGGGCGACAGCCTGCGGCAGGCCGCGGCACTGGGCCTGGGGGCAGGGGCCCAACCCAACGTGGCCCTTCGCCCTGGCGCCGTGGTGCACCTGTGGAAGCCCCAACAAGGCCATTGGGTCATCACGCAGATCCCACGGGTGCAGTCAGCCTTCGTCGCGATGAATCCGGAAAACGGTGCCATCCAGGCCCTTGTCGGCGGCTTTGATTTTCAGCAAAATGCCTTCAACCACGTCACGCAGGCGCAACGCCAGCCTGGCTCGAGCTTCAAGCCCTTCATCTACTCGGCTGCGCTGCACAAGGGCTTCATGCCTCCCACGCTCGTGAACGACGCGCCCCTGTTCTTCGATGCCGCGGCAACCGGCGGACAGGCCTGGGAGCCGAAGAATTATGACGGCACCTACGACGGCCCCATCACGCTCAAGCGCGGCATGGCGCAGTCGAAAAACATGGTGGCCATTCGGGTCCTCAACGCCATCGGCCCGAAGTATGCCCAGCAATGGAGTGCGCGCTTCGGCTTCGATCCCGCCACGCAGCCGCCCTACCTCACCCTGGCCTTGGGCGCAGGGACGGCCACGCCGCTCCAGATGGTGCGCGCCTACTCCGTGTTCGCCAATGGTGGCTACCTGGTTCAGCCCTACCTCATCGCCTCCATTGCCGATGGCTCGGGCAAGGCTCTGGCGTCCCCGGAGCCGCAGCGTGCCGGCGACGAACGCCTGCGCACGATCACGCCGCGCAACGCGTTCGTGATGAATACGCTGCTGCAGGAGGTCACGCGCACCGGAACGGCAGCGCGCGCGCAGGCCGAACTCAAGCGCCCGGACCTCTACGGCAAGACCGGCACGACCAACGATGCAGTCGACGCCTGGTTCTGCGGCTACAACCCGCGCCTGGCAGCCGTGGCCTGGGTGGGTTACGACACACCGCTCAAGCTCGGGGCCCGGGAAACCGGTGGGCGCGTGGCACTGCCGATCTGGATCGACTTCATGCGCACCGCGCTGCGCGGCGTGCCCGTCACCGCGTATAGGCCGCCACCCGGCGTGGTGCAGATGGGCGACGCGTATGTGTATGAAGAGTTTGCTGCGGGTGCAGGCATCCATGCGCTGGACGTGCCAACCCCGCCGCCGGCCGCTCCAGCCAGCGGCGGCGCAGCGTCCAAATTGTTCCCGAACTGGAATTGATCCGCCGCCTCGGCCCATGCGCGCCGGGGCAGCCCGCTTCTCAGTCCAGCACGAGTTGTGGACCGCCCTGCTTCGTCACGGCCTCCTGCACCAGGTTGGAGAAACTGCGCCCGCCGCGTGTGTCCAGCCACTGCCCCCCTTTGGCGCGGAAGTGGTACGCGCCAGACTTGCTTGCCAACCACAACTCCTGAATGGCCGGCTGCAGATTGATGATGACAGACTCGCCGTTATCCAGTTCGAGAGTCAACACCGAGCCCTCGCGCTTGGAATCGAGATCGGCGGCATCAGCCGCCGCTTCCAGCGCGCCGAGCGTGGTTTCGGCAAGACGCAAATACTCACTTTGAGGCAGGTCGTTCATGACGTGGCTGATACACTCATTCGATGCAGACCAGAGGCATTCTAGGAACAAGATTTGCCCGCGCCAGGACCGCAGGTTTACTGGCCGCACTGCTTGCGGCCAGTGCCCTGATGGCTGGCTGCGGGCAAAAGGGCCCCCTGTACCTGCCGAAGCCGCCGCAGACCGCACCCGCGCAAGGCTGATGGCAGGCAAGCCGATTCGATGGCCTGCGCACACTCCTTCCCTGACCACGCCACCTTCGCTCCATGCCGCAGCATTCCACCCCATATTCTGATGAGCTTGCAGGCCATCCGCAGATCGCTTACCGCAACGGCCAGCTGATGGTCGAGGCCGTGCCGGTTGCCGAGCTTGCGCAGCGCTTTGGCACCCCGCTCTACGTGTACTCACGCGCCGCGATCGAACAGGCTGCGCGCGCCTATCAGAATGCGGCACAAGGCAAGCGCGTTGCGCTGCGCTATGCGGTGAAGGCCAACTCGAACGTGGCCATCCTGCAGCTGCTTGCGCATTGCGACTGGGGCTTCGACATCGTCTCGGGTGGCGAGCTCGCGCGCGTGCTTGCCGCGGGAGGCGACCCCGGAAAGATCGTCTTCTCCGGAGTGGGCAAGACCTCCGCGGAGATGCGCTCGGCCCTGCAGGCCGGTGTGCAGTGTTTCAACGTCGAGTCGCAAAGCGAACTGCGCCGGCTGAGCCAAGTCGCGGGTGAAGTGGGAGTGACCGCACCTGTGAGCCTGCGCATCAACCCCGACGTCGACGCCAGAACCCATCCCTACATCTCCACCGGACTCAAGAGCAACAAATTCGGCATTGCCCAAGGCCTGGCGCTGCGGGCCTACCTCGACGCCGCGCTGCTGCCCAACCTGCACATCGTGGGCATCGACTGCCACATCGGCTCCCAGATCACACAGCTCGAACCCTACCTCGACGCACTTGATCGGGTGCTCGAGCTGGTGCACGAACTCGAGCACCACGGGATCATGCTCGAACACATTGACCTCGGCGGCGGCCTCGGCATCCGTTACGCCGAGGAGACACCCCCCACTCCGGTTGCCTTGATGTCTGCCCTGCTCGATCGACTGGAGCGAGCAGGGCAGGGACATCGACAGGTGATGATGGAGCCGGGCCGCTCCGTGGTGGGCAACGCCGGGCTGCTGCTCAGCGAAGTCATCACCCTCAAATCGAGCCTGGAGCGTCATTTCGCGGTGGTGGACGCCGCGATGAATGACTTGATGCGCCCGGCGCTATACGAGGCGTGGCAGGCGATCGTGCCGGTACGCCCGCGTGACGGCACACAGGCGTTGCGCTACGACGTGGTCGGCCCGGTGTGCGAGTCGGGCGACTGGCTGGGGCGCGC
This window contains:
- the lysA gene encoding diaminopimelate decarboxylase; this translates as MPQHSTPYSDELAGHPQIAYRNGQLMVEAVPVAELAQRFGTPLYVYSRAAIEQAARAYQNAAQGKRVALRYAVKANSNVAILQLLAHCDWGFDIVSGGELARVLAAGGDPGKIVFSGVGKTSAEMRSALQAGVQCFNVESQSELRRLSQVAGEVGVTAPVSLRINPDVDARTHPYISTGLKSNKFGIAQGLALRAYLDAALLPNLHIVGIDCHIGSQITQLEPYLDALDRVLELVHELEHHGIMLEHIDLGGGLGIRYAEETPPTPVALMSALLDRLERAGQGHRQVMMEPGRSVVGNAGLLLSEVITLKSSLERHFAVVDAAMNDLMRPALYEAWQAIVPVRPRDGTQALRYDVVGPVCESGDWLGRARELDLREGDLLAVLSAGAYAMAMASNYNTRPRAAEILVDGAEAHLIRERETVEHLMAGEQLLVF
- a CDS encoding pilus assembly protein PilM, encoding MFSSMFRQRYAPLIGLDISSSSVKLVELSLDDQNRYTLERASIEPLEKGSIVDGNIEKHDEVVEAVRRLVKKSGTKTRNVALALPSSAVISKKIVLPGDLREEEIEVQVETEANQYIPFAIEDVALDFSVLGPSLGSPGDQEVLIAASRRDKVLDRQAIAEAAGLKPQIIDIDAFASRLAASRLIERLPRGGHDLLVALFEIGATSAAMQVLVNGETLYDRDQAFGGQQLTQAIARHYGFSQEEAEAKKRNADLPDDYTSQVLEPFIEGMGQELARALQFFFRATPNSKVDYILLAGGTASLPGLVDKITQLTSTACLVLNPFEGMAIGDQVREKKLRLQAPSYLTSCGLAMRRFLQ
- a CDS encoding PilN domain-containing protein, which codes for MNIVLINLLPHREAKRKKRREAFYAGVVFSLLAGLILLGLGYTVLSEMISVQQSRNNFLNAQIAQLDVQIKDIATLRQQIESLRARQQAVENLQSDRNLSVYLFDDLTQDTPAGVQLTSIKQEGQSVLIQGTALSQERVADLLRNLADSKGWLEKPELIEIHSVTQQIGKGNTQTESAFQLRATLKRAAAPADGASDAARTGNSNPAG
- the cyaY gene encoding iron donor protein CyaY; amino-acid sequence: MNDLPQSEYLRLAETTLGALEAAADAADLDSKREGSVLTLELDNGESVIINLQPAIQELWLASKSGAYHFRAKGGQWLDTRGGRSFSNLVQEAVTKQGGPQLVLD
- a CDS encoding type 4a pilus biogenesis protein PilO, which produces MAKSINMQIDFAALKERIAGQFRGLNQNDPGTWPPLPRATAYGFALIVVLVAGWYAWLSGVKNQLNQAQQQEVQLRQEYKGKLAQAVNLDLLKAQKAQVEQYVLLLEKQLPSKAEMDALLSDINQAGIGRGLQFDLFRPGQVDVKNYYAELPIAIKVQGTYNDLAAFTADVAKLSRIVTINNIAITGAAKVANAPSGDKLTMDATAKTFRYLDADEVAAQQKSQKPGGKK
- a CDS encoding lipoprotein, whose amino-acid sequence is MQTRGILGTRFARARTAGLLAALLAASALMAGCGQKGPLYLPKPPQTAPAQG
- a CDS encoding penicillin-binding protein 1A; translated protein: MAFAWPRLPDVQQLVDYRPKLPLRVYSADHVLLGEFGEERRDFVPIARMPQVMKLAVLATEDDRFYQHSGIDWRGLARAAVANLNRAKSQGASTITMQVARNFYLSSEKTFTRKLFEVLLALKIERELSKAQILELYMNQIYLGQHAYGFSAAAQTYFGKPLSQISLAQAAMLAGLPKAPSASNPFVNLPRAKIRQQYVLGRMRALGWISDTEYAQAKAAPLGLRVESPDRITHAHYIAEMVRQAMFARFGEQAYTRGLSVTTTIISRDQQAAWQALHTGVMHYELRQVWRGPEAYVDPPADGAGWPQTVDDACDDHPDTDGLQCAVVTAVSPRQVQVMRPGGAVLDLSGDSLRQAAALGLGAGAQPNVALRPGAVVHLWKPQQGHWVITQIPRVQSAFVAMNPENGAIQALVGGFDFQQNAFNHVTQAQRQPGSSFKPFIYSAALHKGFMPPTLVNDAPLFFDAAATGGQAWEPKNYDGTYDGPITLKRGMAQSKNMVAIRVLNAIGPKYAQQWSARFGFDPATQPPYLTLALGAGTATPLQMVRAYSVFANGGYLVQPYLIASIADGSGKALASPEPQRAGDERLRTITPRNAFVMNTLLQEVTRTGTAARAQAELKRPDLYGKTGTTNDAVDAWFCGYNPRLAAVAWVGYDTPLKLGARETGGRVALPIWIDFMRTALRGVPVTAYRPPPGVVQMGDAYVYEEFAAGAGIHALDVPTPPPAAPASGGAASKLFPNWN